A region of Necator americanus strain Aroian chromosome I, whole genome shotgun sequence DNA encodes the following proteins:
- a CDS encoding hypothetical protein (NECATOR_CHRI.G3231.T1), with amino-acid sequence MSDGMAAGERRSNLRLLRTSLILDQGDTRTTRHGDCLRLCTYNARTVSTDADLHALLGAAERIKFHVIALQETKCRRSDVPQMNGGTLVIREEKVPSRNVGGVGFVVHPSVVHLVDSHETLSPRLAILRLCPLRQKPISVINCYSPTSAAD; translated from the coding sequence ATGTCGGATGGTATGGCagccggtgagaggcgatcaaatctcaggttgctcaggacgtcattgattctggaccaaggcgacacacgcacgactcgccatggagactgtctcagactgtgtacttacaacgcgagaacagtgtccacagacgctgacctacatgcccttctcggagctgcagagcgtatcaaatttcacgtgattgctctgcaggagaccaagtgcagaaggagcgatgTACCACAGATGAATggcggtacactcgtcattcgtgaagagaaggttccgtcgcgaaatgtaggcggtgttggttttgttgtgcatccatctgtcgtccatcttgttgATTCTCACGAAACCCTGTCACCTCGTTTGGCCATTCTCCGCCTctgccctctgcgccaaaaacccatcagtgtcatcaactgctactcaccaacatcagcagctgattaA
- a CDS encoding hypothetical protein (NECATOR_CHRI.G3232.T1) — protein MEEVIRNEKSYKFIFGDFNAKLGKAAEEEYRIGRIGLEDRNENSNRLDGVVDALWKSSLHEERSSSEEMEIAQWRDSCEDPLYTH, from the coding sequence ATGGAagaagtgatccgcaacgagaaatcctacaaattcattttcggggatttcaacgctaaactaggaaaggctgctgaagaggaatacaggatcggaagaaTTGGACTAgaggaccggaatgaaaacagCAATCGTCTCGACGGGGTTGTTGACGCGTTGTGGAAATCCTctcttcatgaagaaagatcatcgtcggagGAAATGgaaatcgcccaatggcgcgactcgtgcgaaGATCCACTATATACTCACTag
- a CDS encoding hypothetical protein (NECATOR_CHRI.G3233.T1): MYPANLYDTRHGLDVAHTAEPLTESSLFLRLGFIQRPTYVREDNLEYFVQDAQQAYRTIVPKTFSVTFITNKNGSQGFSLV, translated from the coding sequence ATGTatccggcaaacctctatgacactcgacacggtctggatgtggccCATACAGCTGAACctttgacggaatccagcttgttcttgaggctgggcttcatccagcgtcctacaTATGTGCGTGAGGACAATCTTGAATACTTTGTACAAGatgctcagcaagcatatcgaaCGATAGTTCCAAAGACCTTCTCGGTCACTTTTATTACgaataagaacggttcgcaaGGGTTCTCACTGGTCTAG
- a CDS encoding hypothetical protein (NECATOR_CHRI.G3234.T1), with amino-acid sequence MNKLFALKSELLPARGGVAFTKRNQSYEYTHLERVRLGFIQRPTYVREDNLEYFVQDAQQAYRTIVPKTFSVTFITNKNGSQGFSLV; translated from the exons ATGAATAAACTCTTTGCACTGAAGTCCGAG ttgctacctgcacgtggtggcgtTGCTTTCACTAAACGCAACCAGTCATACGAGTATACGCATTTGGAGCGCGTGAG gctgggcttcatccagcgtcctacaTATGTGCGTGAGGACAATCTTGAATACTTTGTACAAGatgctcagcaagcatatcgaaCGATAGTTCCAAAGACCTTCTCGGTCACTTTTATTACgaataagaacggttcgcaaGGGTTCTCACTGGTCTAG
- a CDS encoding hypothetical protein (NECATOR_CHRI.G3235.T1), with amino-acid sequence MLKELNEAGKRIGLQINRKKTQFMKNAYYEDGGVQLERSQIVETSSYVYFGRSNNMENDLKEELNRGMRAAWGAFAAVSEATDQLTD; translated from the coding sequence atgctcaaggaattgaacgaagcagggaagagaataggactgcaaataaacagaaagaaaacgcagttcatgaagaacgcctactacgaggacggaggagtacaacttgaacgctcccaaatcgtggaaacttcgtcatacgtatacttCGGACGTTCTAAtaatatggaaaacgacttgaaggaagaactgaatagagggatgagagcagcgtggggagcattcgcagccgtcagtgaagctacggaccaactgacggactaA
- a CDS encoding hypothetical protein (NECATOR_CHRI.G3236.T1): MDKKRRQGKQRSSEFKYENKWMKKIVAPSKLFAPPSHAVLSTRSRCVFVANPLTVHSLLGIDSEVPTIPFSGHVDCLRLSADERNIGIASNDLIKLVDLTRGREIRNLSGHSLAVRALTPRWSSVYSWVSGSLDSSWIIWDSRSHPANILQGRTTGPVRCVELSPDDIILAVGTDSTLQLFDIRQRCSLKQFPSSTHGATFHPSQRMVATYGPERVVRYWCLDEFISIAMSDVFASEIRCARFVSPSCPGIDPVLVASTDEFMKTLTSEPCETLSTNNIGESKKVLNMHTTADGVGVVCCDTNSAVSYAVFSMEEVLCGPGSVAPDFSEDEDESLSDGMTSLMHREDSSAPAPFHLQTASSAHMSRVDDSASVGNVRANSIPVRSTSSGRNTPAPVRFRPQVDVSERRTHSERSLATRPRSPSMPTVHTTAEAWRESRVTSRSISPANGITVKEAPNSAPRSLEKTSRPAGGRPPRELRRTVHPMNSNDGGISSQQKNSPNGLSLCDFVAKTEKEHYMAVMQAEKTALGVQQLVASLKHGGVSAMLKDGIFADELAVTAMLRMLNEKKRWDINICNSYLGKLKELLFDNTLPSSCRQVALSSLQCIATGLVDSLRNCARAPLSTIGVDVAAEERKAKAENCLKELRDLRDRREQFYRRLSQEDIYRLDAIMVFLKPL; this comes from the exons ATGGACAAGAAAAGACGCCAAGGGAAACAAAGAAGTAGTGAGTTCAAATACGAAAACAAATGGATGAAAA AAATTGTTGCACCTTCGAAGTTATTTGCTCCTCCCTCTCATGCCGTTCTTTCGACAAGATCACGTTGTGTTTTTGTGGCCAATCCCTTAACGGTTCACTCTCTGTTAGGTATTGATAGTGAG GTGCCTACCATCCCGTTTAGCGGTCATGTGGATTGTTTGCGTCTTAGCGCAGATGAAAGAAACATTGGAATCGCCTCAAATGACCTCATCAAACTCGTGGATTTGACAAGAG GTCGCGAAATCCGCAACCTCTCTGGACATTCATTAGCGGTGCGAGCACTTACTCCTCGATGGAGTAGTGTCTATTCGTGG GTTTCTGGCTCACTCGATTCTTCGTGGATAATTTGGGATAGCCGTTCACATCCCGCTAATATCCTACAAGGAAGAACAACTGGTCCTGTACGATGCGTAGAA CTAAGTCCGGATGATATAATTCTTGCTGTTGGGACAGACTCCACATTGCAGCTATTTGATATACGTCAGAGATGTAGTCTCAAACAATTTCCTTCATCT ACTCATGGTGCAACGTTCCACCCCTCTCAACGTATGGTAGCCACATACGGACCTGAACGAGTGGTTCGATACTGGTGCTTGGATGAGTTCATCTCCATCGCCATGTCCGATGTGTTCGCCTCGGAGATTCGCTGTGCGCGATTTGTTTCACCGTCATGTCCTG GCATTGATCCAGTACTGGTAGCATCCACTGATGAATTTATGAAAACGCTAACTTCTGAGCCATGTGAAACGTTGTCAACCAATAACATCGGTGAATCGAAGAAG GTACTCAACATGCATACTACCGCTGATGGAGTTGGCGTAGTCTGCTGTGACACCAATTCTGCTGTATCGTATGCTGTTTTCTCTATGGAG GAGGTTCTTTGTGGACCTGGATCAGTAGCCCCTGATTTTTCCGAGGATGAGGATGAATCTCTGTCGGATGGGATGACTTCGCTTATGCATCGTGAAGATTCGTCGGCTCCCGCACCTTTTCACCTGCAAACTGCATCTTCTGCGCACATGTCT CGTGTGGATGATTCGGCATCAGTTGGGAATGTTCGAGCCAACTCGATTCCAGTGCGATCTACCTCTTCTGGAAGGAACACACCTGCTCCTGTGAGGTTCCGTCCGCAGGTTGATGTTAGCGAAAG ACGGACGCATTCGGAAAGAAGTTTGGCTACTCGTCCTCGTAGCCCATCAATGCCAACTGTGCATACGACAGCTGAGGCCTGGAG agAATCTCGAGTTACAAGTAGAAGTATTTCCCCCGCAAACGGGATCACCGTAAAAGAAGCACCGAACTCTGCGCCACGTTCGCTAGAGAAAACATCTCGTCCAGCAGGTGGAAGGCCTCCGCGCGAACTCCGACGGACTGTTCACCCAATGAATTCCAATGATGGTGGGATCTCTTCTCAGCAGAAG AACTCACCCAATGGACTTTCACTCTGCGATTTCGTCGCTAAAACAGAGAAGGAACACTACATGGCTGTTATGCAAGCAGAAAAAACTGCACTAG GAGTTCAACAACTAGTGGCGTCGCTGAAACATGGAGGTGTTTCTGCTATGCTGAAAGATGGAATTTTCGCAGACGAGTTAGCTGTTACCGCTATGTTACGAATGCtcaatgaaaagaaacgatGGGATATCAACATTTGTAATAGTTACTTGGGAAAACTTAAAG AACTTTTATTCGACAACACATTGCCAAGCTCATGTCGTCAAGTTGCGTTATCATCTTTGCAATGCATCGCTACTGGTCTTGTTGACTCGCTCAGGAATTGTGCTCGTGCTCCTCTCAGCACTATCGGTGTAGATGTGGCAGCTGAAGAGCGAAAGGCAAAGGCTGAGAATTGTCTCAAG GAGCTGAGAGACCTCCGAGACAGACGCGAACAGTTCTATCGAAGGCTCTCTCAAGAAGATATTTACAGATTAGACGCTATAATGGTATTTTTGAAACCATTGTAA
- a CDS encoding hypothetical protein (NECATOR_CHRI.G3236.T2) — MKTYEIVAPSKLFAPPSHAVLSTRSRCVFVANPLTVHSLLGIDSEVPTIPFSGHVDCLRLSADERNIGIASNDLIKLVDLTRGREIRNLSGHSLAVRALTPRWSSVYSWVSGSLDSSWIIWDSRSHPANILQGRTTGPVRCVELSPDDIILAVGTDSTLQLFDIRQRCSLKQFPSSTHGATFHPSQRMVATYGPERVVRYWCLDEFISIAMSDVFASEIRCARFVSPSCPGIDPVLVASTDEFMKTLTSEPCETLSTNNIGESKKVLNMHTTADGVGVVCCDTNSAVSYAVFSMEEVLCGPGSVAPDFSEDEDESLSDGMTSLMHREDSSAPAPFHLQTASSAHMSRVDDSASVGNVRANSIPVRSTSSGRNTPAPVRFRPQVDVSERRTHSERSLATRPRSPSMPTVHTTAEAWRESRVTSRSISPANGITVKEAPNSAPRSLEKTSRPAGGRPPRELRRTVHPMNSNDGGISSQQKNSPNGLSLCDFVAKTEKEHYMAVMQAEKTALGVQQLVASLKHGGVSAMLKDGIFADELAVTAMLRMLNEKKRWDINICNSYLGKLKELLFDNTLPSSCRQVALSSLQCIATGLVDSLRNCARAPLSTIGVDVAAEERKAKAENCLKELRDLRDRREQFYRRLSQEDIYRLDAIMVFLKPL; from the exons ATGAAAACGTACg AAATTGTTGCACCTTCGAAGTTATTTGCTCCTCCCTCTCATGCCGTTCTTTCGACAAGATCACGTTGTGTTTTTGTGGCCAATCCCTTAACGGTTCACTCTCTGTTAGGTATTGATAGTGAG GTGCCTACCATCCCGTTTAGCGGTCATGTGGATTGTTTGCGTCTTAGCGCAGATGAAAGAAACATTGGAATCGCCTCAAATGACCTCATCAAACTCGTGGATTTGACAAGAG GTCGCGAAATCCGCAACCTCTCTGGACATTCATTAGCGGTGCGAGCACTTACTCCTCGATGGAGTAGTGTCTATTCGTGG GTTTCTGGCTCACTCGATTCTTCGTGGATAATTTGGGATAGCCGTTCACATCCCGCTAATATCCTACAAGGAAGAACAACTGGTCCTGTACGATGCGTAGAA CTAAGTCCGGATGATATAATTCTTGCTGTTGGGACAGACTCCACATTGCAGCTATTTGATATACGTCAGAGATGTAGTCTCAAACAATTTCCTTCATCT ACTCATGGTGCAACGTTCCACCCCTCTCAACGTATGGTAGCCACATACGGACCTGAACGAGTGGTTCGATACTGGTGCTTGGATGAGTTCATCTCCATCGCCATGTCCGATGTGTTCGCCTCGGAGATTCGCTGTGCGCGATTTGTTTCACCGTCATGTCCTG GCATTGATCCAGTACTGGTAGCATCCACTGATGAATTTATGAAAACGCTAACTTCTGAGCCATGTGAAACGTTGTCAACCAATAACATCGGTGAATCGAAGAAG GTACTCAACATGCATACTACCGCTGATGGAGTTGGCGTAGTCTGCTGTGACACCAATTCTGCTGTATCGTATGCTGTTTTCTCTATGGAG GAGGTTCTTTGTGGACCTGGATCAGTAGCCCCTGATTTTTCCGAGGATGAGGATGAATCTCTGTCGGATGGGATGACTTCGCTTATGCATCGTGAAGATTCGTCGGCTCCCGCACCTTTTCACCTGCAAACTGCATCTTCTGCGCACATGTCT CGTGTGGATGATTCGGCATCAGTTGGGAATGTTCGAGCCAACTCGATTCCAGTGCGATCTACCTCTTCTGGAAGGAACACACCTGCTCCTGTGAGGTTCCGTCCGCAGGTTGATGTTAGCGAAAG ACGGACGCATTCGGAAAGAAGTTTGGCTACTCGTCCTCGTAGCCCATCAATGCCAACTGTGCATACGACAGCTGAGGCCTGGAG agAATCTCGAGTTACAAGTAGAAGTATTTCCCCCGCAAACGGGATCACCGTAAAAGAAGCACCGAACTCTGCGCCACGTTCGCTAGAGAAAACATCTCGTCCAGCAGGTGGAAGGCCTCCGCGCGAACTCCGACGGACTGTTCACCCAATGAATTCCAATGATGGTGGGATCTCTTCTCAGCAGAAG AACTCACCCAATGGACTTTCACTCTGCGATTTCGTCGCTAAAACAGAGAAGGAACACTACATGGCTGTTATGCAAGCAGAAAAAACTGCACTAG GAGTTCAACAACTAGTGGCGTCGCTGAAACATGGAGGTGTTTCTGCTATGCTGAAAGATGGAATTTTCGCAGACGAGTTAGCTGTTACCGCTATGTTACGAATGCtcaatgaaaagaaacgatGGGATATCAACATTTGTAATAGTTACTTGGGAAAACTTAAAG AACTTTTATTCGACAACACATTGCCAAGCTCATGTCGTCAAGTTGCGTTATCATCTTTGCAATGCATCGCTACTGGTCTTGTTGACTCGCTCAGGAATTGTGCTCGTGCTCCTCTCAGCACTATCGGTGTAGATGTGGCAGCTGAAGAGCGAAAGGCAAAGGCTGAGAATTGTCTCAAG GAGCTGAGAGACCTCCGAGACAGACGCGAACAGTTCTATCGAAGGCTCTCTCAAGAAGATATTTACAGATTAGACGCTATAATGGTATTTTTGAAACCATTGTAA
- a CDS encoding hypothetical protein (NECATOR_CHRI.G3237.T1), which translates to MLPEPLRRFSTHIDFPGQKAAERTFQVIIVLSGIIGFLIGFSTQQLSHAIYTVLAGAALSAVIVLPPWPFLFRKNPITWQPVSAPESKETKKTK; encoded by the exons ATGTTGCCGGAGCCTCTAAGGAGATTCTCGACTCATATCGACTTTCCGGGTCAGAAGGCCGCGGAAAGAACTTTTCAG GTGATCATAGTGCTTTCTGGAATCATCGGGTTCCTAATCGGTTTCTCTACGCAACAACTCTCACATGCCATCTATACAGTGCTCGCTGGTGCTGCGTTATCTGCGGTGATCGTTCTGCCGCCCTGGCCGTTTCTGTTCAGGAAAAATCCCATTACT TGGCAACCAGTATCAGCACCGGAGagtaaagaaacaaagaagacAAAATAA